In Vitis riparia cultivar Riparia Gloire de Montpellier isolate 1030 chromosome 19, EGFV_Vit.rip_1.0, whole genome shotgun sequence, the following proteins share a genomic window:
- the LOC117909158 gene encoding ABC transporter C family member 3-like yields MGQRQLVCLGRVLLKKSKVLVLDEATASVDTATENLIQQALRQHFVDSTVITIAHRITSVLDSDMALLLDHGLIEEYNTPTRLLENKSSSFAKLVAEYTVRSNSSLENAGDI; encoded by the exons ATGGGTCAGAGGCAACTGGTTTGTCTTGGCCGAGTTCTACTCAAGAAAAGCAAGGTCTTGGTGCTTGATGAAGCTACTGCATCAGTTGATACAGCCACAGAAAATCTGATTCAGCAAGCCCTTAGACAACACTTTGTCGATTCTACAGTCATAACTATTGCACATCGAATTACTTCTGTTCTTGATAGTGACATGGCTCTGCTTCTGGATCATG GGCTAATTGAGGAATACAATACCCCAACCAGATTGCTAGAGAACAAGTCGTCATCTTTCGCCAAGCTTGTAGCAGAGTACACTGTGAGGTCAAATTCTAGTCTTGAAAATGCGGGTGATATCTGA